One window of the Pseudomonas sihuiensis genome contains the following:
- a CDS encoding GGDEF domain-containing response regulator: MRNILVIEDSPLVLKILEHLFRQETDLEPIFCASLAEAEVMLETSAALFFAAIVDLHLPDAPDGESVDLVMRYHLPCIVLSGSYNEQRRDDLLMKGVVDYVLKESQHSYEYAFRLLHRLDHNSHIKILIADDSAAQRHYIRHILEPHHYQIIEASDGKETLRQLNEHPDIDLLVLDHAMPGVSGFELVKLLRQKLRLNDLIIIGVSADPKGSLSAQFIKHGADDFLRKPFCPEELNCRVMSTLERRDLLRALKKAAQFDALTGLNNRRAFYEQGMQILQKAQRESREVSVAMLDLDHFKQINDGFGHASGDSALVVFARAMSNAFPDMLLGRLGGEEFALLTLHGADHVAQALDKLRRQCAGLHYAVGAPALSFSAGLYQGEPEDLESLLHEADIRLYRAKQQGRARTVLA, translated from the coding sequence ATGCGCAATATTCTGGTCATTGAAGACAGCCCACTGGTACTGAAGATCCTCGAGCATCTGTTCCGTCAGGAAACCGATCTGGAACCGATCTTCTGTGCCTCACTGGCAGAAGCGGAAGTCATGCTGGAGACCTCTGCGGCGCTGTTCTTCGCCGCCATCGTCGACCTGCACCTGCCGGACGCACCGGACGGCGAAAGCGTCGATCTGGTGATGCGCTACCACCTGCCGTGCATCGTGCTCAGTGGCAGCTACAACGAACAGCGCCGTGACGATCTGCTGATGAAAGGCGTGGTCGACTACGTACTCAAGGAAAGCCAGCATTCCTACGAGTACGCCTTCCGCCTGCTGCACCGGCTCGATCACAACAGCCATATCAAGATTCTCATCGCCGACGATTCTGCGGCGCAGCGTCACTACATTCGCCACATCCTCGAGCCGCACCACTACCAGATCATCGAGGCCAGCGACGGCAAGGAGACCCTGCGCCAGCTCAATGAGCATCCAGATATCGACCTGCTGGTGCTCGACCATGCCATGCCCGGCGTCAGCGGTTTCGAGCTGGTCAAGCTGCTGCGCCAGAAACTGCGCCTCAATGACCTGATCATCATCGGCGTGTCCGCCGACCCCAAGGGCTCGCTCAGTGCGCAGTTCATCAAGCACGGTGCTGACGATTTCCTGCGCAAGCCCTTCTGCCCTGAAGAACTGAACTGCCGGGTAATGTCGACCCTGGAGCGACGCGACCTGTTGCGCGCACTGAAGAAGGCCGCGCAGTTCGATGCCCTGACCGGCCTGAACAACCGCCGCGCCTTCTACGAACAAGGCATGCAGATACTGCAGAAGGCGCAACGGGAAAGTCGCGAGGTCAGCGTGGCGATGCTCGATCTCGACCACTTCAAACAGATCAACGATGGCTTCGGCCATGCCAGCGGCGACAGCGCCCTGGTGGTGTTCGCCCGGGCGATGAGCAATGCCTTCCCCGACATGCTGCTGGGCCGCCTGGGCGGAGAGGAATTTGCCCTGCTTACCCTGCATGGCGCGGATCATGTGGCTCAGGCACTGGATAAACTGCGCCGACAGTGCGCCGGCCTGCATTACGCCGTCGGCGCGCCCGCGCTATCGTTCAGCGCGGGCCTCTATCAGGGTGAACCCGAGGACCTGGAAAGCCTGCTGCATGAAGCCGACATTCGCCTGTACCGGGCCAAGCAACAGGGTCGTGCCCGCACCGTACTGGCCTGA
- the torT gene encoding TMAO reductase system periplasmic protein TorT: MRWLTLWLSLACQSLLAAEWFPYPVRADGRMLDYRPLPAASQPWRICALLPHGKDRYWWGVAWGLDQEARRLGVRLGIYEAGGYEHADVQVEQFGHCVAEGADAFVVASINTYDLCSAAEVQIKAGRPVIDLVNRLECPGLSAHSRVDFADMTSATLKYLVRVSEGRPIQVGWLPGPADAGWVQDAERGLRDALPGTRVTLAHGGYAPVDRSSQAQLTRELLKQHPRLDYLIANAEAAAFAAQLVRNIGSETQVLSFYATERVLEQIREGQVLAAPTDSPVIQARIALDLAVRGLQGEKLPQLVSPQIEMLDADSLDRFDLGRLMPPEGHWMIRQELPD, encoded by the coding sequence ATGCGCTGGTTGACTCTGTGGCTTTCGCTGGCTTGCCAGTCGCTGCTGGCGGCCGAGTGGTTTCCTTATCCGGTACGTGCCGATGGCCGCATGCTGGATTACCGGCCTTTGCCAGCGGCCAGCCAGCCCTGGCGTATCTGTGCGCTGCTGCCCCATGGCAAGGATCGCTACTGGTGGGGCGTGGCCTGGGGGCTGGATCAGGAAGCCAGACGTCTTGGCGTGCGCCTGGGGATCTACGAAGCCGGTGGCTACGAGCATGCCGATGTGCAAGTGGAGCAGTTCGGGCATTGTGTAGCCGAGGGCGCCGATGCCTTCGTCGTGGCCAGTATCAACACCTATGACCTGTGCAGCGCAGCAGAAGTGCAGATCAAGGCCGGTCGGCCGGTCATCGATCTGGTCAATCGCCTGGAATGCCCGGGGCTCAGCGCGCATTCGCGGGTCGACTTCGCCGACATGACGAGTGCCACGCTCAAGTATCTGGTACGTGTCAGTGAAGGGCGGCCGATTCAGGTCGGCTGGCTACCCGGCCCGGCCGATGCTGGCTGGGTGCAGGATGCCGAGCGCGGCCTGCGTGATGCCTTGCCTGGCACCAGGGTGACCCTGGCCCATGGTGGTTATGCCCCAGTGGATCGCAGTAGTCAGGCGCAGTTGACGCGGGAGCTGCTCAAGCAGCATCCACGTCTCGATTATCTGATCGCCAATGCCGAAGCCGCGGCCTTCGCCGCGCAGTTGGTGCGCAATATCGGTTCTGAGACGCAGGTGTTGTCGTTCTATGCCACCGAGCGGGTGCTGGAGCAGATTCGCGAGGGGCAGGTACTGGCTGCACCCACCGACTCACCGGTGATTCAGGCGCGCATCGCCCTGGACCTGGCCGTTCGTGGCCTGCAGGGCGAAAAGCTGCCGCAACTGGTGAGCCCGCAGATCGAAATGCTCGACGCCGACTCACTGGATCGTTTCGACCTCGGCCGGCTGATGCCGCCCGAGGGCCACTGGATGATCCGCCAGGAATTACCCGACTAA
- the dbpA gene encoding ATP-dependent RNA helicase DbpA translates to MTATAFASLPISAAMQANLAAIGYAEMTPIQAASLPLILKGRDLIAQAKTGSGKTAAFGIGLLHPLNPRYFGCQAMVLCPTRELADQVAKEIRRLARAADNIKVLTLCGGVPFGPQIGSLEHGAHVIVGTPGRVQEHLRKGTLKVDGLNTLVLDEADRMLDMGFIDSISEIIEQTPARRQTLLFSATYPPAIEQLAARFLRSPERVEVEAQHDDGQIEQRFYEIAPSQRMEAVSTLLRHFRKQPTVAFCATRQQCDELAAQLEAEKISAAALHGDLEQRDRDQILALFANRSLSVLVATDVAARGLDIAGLEMVINVELSRDAEVHIHRIGRSGRAGEKGLALSLVAPAEAGRAQAIETLQGKELAWYPLPAAKATGEPLLPPMHTLCIGAGRKDKLRPGDILGALTGDAGLPGSQVGKIALFDYQAYVAVERDVARQALKRLTEGKIKGRTLRVRLL, encoded by the coding sequence GTGACCGCTACTGCCTTCGCCAGCCTGCCCATTTCTGCCGCCATGCAGGCCAATCTCGCCGCCATCGGCTATGCCGAGATGACGCCCATCCAGGCCGCCAGCCTGCCGCTGATTCTCAAGGGCCGCGACCTGATCGCCCAGGCCAAGACCGGCAGCGGCAAGACCGCCGCCTTCGGCATCGGCCTGCTGCATCCGCTCAACCCGCGCTATTTCGGCTGCCAGGCCATGGTGCTGTGCCCGACACGCGAACTGGCCGATCAGGTGGCCAAGGAAATCCGCCGCCTGGCCCGTGCTGCCGACAACATCAAGGTGCTTACCCTCTGCGGCGGTGTGCCTTTCGGCCCGCAGATCGGCTCGCTCGAGCATGGTGCGCACGTGATTGTCGGCACGCCGGGACGAGTGCAGGAGCATCTGCGCAAAGGCACGCTGAAAGTCGATGGGCTCAATACCCTGGTACTCGACGAAGCCGACCGCATGCTCGACATGGGCTTCATCGACAGCATCAGCGAAATCATCGAGCAGACCCCGGCACGCCGTCAGACTCTGCTGTTCTCCGCCACCTATCCGCCCGCCATCGAACAGCTTGCCGCACGTTTCTTGCGTAGCCCGGAGCGGGTCGAAGTGGAGGCGCAGCATGACGACGGGCAGATCGAGCAGCGCTTCTACGAAATAGCGCCGAGCCAACGTATGGAAGCGGTCAGCACCCTGCTGCGGCATTTCCGCAAGCAACCGACGGTGGCCTTCTGCGCCACCCGCCAACAATGCGACGAACTGGCCGCACAGCTGGAGGCCGAGAAGATTTCCGCCGCCGCGCTGCATGGCGATCTGGAACAGCGTGATCGCGATCAGATTCTCGCGCTGTTCGCCAATCGCAGCCTCAGCGTGCTGGTGGCCACCGACGTCGCAGCGCGCGGCCTGGATATCGCCGGGCTGGAAATGGTGATCAACGTCGAGCTGTCGCGTGATGCCGAGGTGCATATCCACCGCATCGGCCGTAGTGGTCGCGCTGGCGAGAAAGGCCTGGCACTGAGCCTGGTGGCCCCGGCCGAAGCTGGTCGCGCCCAGGCCATCGAAACCCTGCAAGGCAAGGAACTGGCCTGGTACCCGCTGCCTGCAGCAAAGGCGACGGGTGAGCCGCTGCTGCCGCCGATGCACACCCTGTGCATCGGCGCCGGACGCAAGGACAAACTACGCCCCGGCGATATCCTTGGTGCCCTGACCGGCGACGCCGGGCTGCCCGGTAGCCAGGTCGGCAAGATCGCCCTGTTCGACTACCAGGCCTATGTCGCCGTCGAACGCGACGTCGCCCGCCAGGCGCTCAAGCGCCTCACTGAAGGCAAGATCAAGGGTAGAACGCTGCGTGTGCGTCTATTGTAA
- a CDS encoding SLC13 family permease — protein sequence MTLEQGLIFVILVASMGLFIWGRWRHDVVALGALLACVIVGLVPEREAFAGFGHPAVITVACVLVLSHGLQRTGAVSRLAQRLLPSGAGVLLSIAALTGLGALLSAFMNNVGALALLMPIALQISARLELPPGRVLMPLAFGTILGGMTTLIGTPPNLIVSSFRAQHGSGPFAMFDFSPVGVAVALAGVLFITLLGWRLVPKREVGNAASFDTGHYLTEARVKEGGKAQGKTLREIEQLLDEADAQVVAMVRNKLRLTAPNPRRVLQADDVLVIEADPQELGEVLGQLDLLLEAEREAKEAEQKEDKEGETEKKASNDEDRAMQELLVKPDSSLIGRSASSTRLRSRYSINLLAISRQSHRSIKRLRSTLIQSGDVLLMQGSAEDIGEFASDYDCVPLAARAINIPDPRQANLALGIMLLAIAAAAFGLLSAAIAFASGVLAYMLLRLVPLRAVYESIDWPVIVLLGALIPVAGAMSATGAADLLARLLMENLAQGNAIITLTLLLVVTMTLSDFMNNAATAAVMCPIALSAASQLGVSPDSLLMAVAIGASCSFLTPIGHQNNTLILSPGGFRFGDYWRLGLPLEILVALISVPMLLWIWPL from the coding sequence ATGACTCTCGAACAAGGCCTGATTTTCGTCATTCTCGTTGCCAGCATGGGCTTGTTCATCTGGGGCCGCTGGCGCCATGACGTGGTAGCGCTGGGCGCGCTGTTGGCGTGCGTGATCGTTGGTCTGGTGCCCGAGCGCGAGGCCTTTGCAGGTTTCGGTCACCCGGCAGTGATCACCGTCGCCTGCGTACTGGTGCTCAGCCATGGTTTGCAGCGCACGGGGGCGGTCAGTCGACTGGCCCAACGACTGCTGCCCAGCGGCGCTGGCGTGCTGCTTTCCATCGCCGCATTGACCGGCCTGGGCGCGCTGCTCTCGGCATTCATGAACAACGTCGGCGCCCTCGCCCTGCTGATGCCCATCGCCCTGCAGATTTCTGCACGCCTGGAGCTGCCGCCGGGGCGCGTGCTGATGCCACTGGCCTTCGGCACCATCCTCGGCGGCATGACCACGCTGATCGGTACACCGCCGAACCTGATCGTCTCCAGTTTTCGCGCCCAGCATGGCAGCGGTCCCTTCGCCATGTTCGACTTCAGCCCGGTCGGTGTCGCCGTGGCACTGGCCGGTGTGCTGTTCATCACCCTGCTCGGCTGGCGTCTGGTTCCCAAGCGCGAAGTGGGTAACGCCGCCAGCTTCGACACCGGCCATTACCTGACCGAGGCGCGGGTCAAGGAAGGCGGCAAGGCCCAGGGCAAGACCCTGCGCGAAATCGAGCAGTTGCTCGACGAGGCCGACGCTCAGGTAGTGGCCATGGTGCGCAACAAGCTGCGCCTGACTGCACCCAACCCGCGGCGCGTCCTGCAGGCCGATGATGTGCTGGTGATCGAGGCCGACCCGCAGGAGTTGGGTGAAGTACTCGGCCAGCTGGACCTGTTGCTGGAGGCCGAGCGCGAAGCCAAGGAGGCCGAACAGAAAGAGGACAAGGAGGGTGAAACCGAGAAGAAAGCCAGCAATGACGAAGACCGCGCCATGCAGGAACTGCTGGTCAAGCCCGACTCGTCACTGATCGGTCGCTCTGCCAGCAGCACCCGTTTGCGCAGCCGCTATTCCATCAACCTGCTGGCTATCTCCAGGCAGAGCCATCGCTCGATCAAACGCCTGCGCTCGACCCTGATCCAGAGCGGTGATGTGCTGCTGATGCAGGGCAGCGCCGAGGATATCGGCGAGTTCGCCAGCGACTATGACTGCGTGCCGCTGGCCGCACGCGCCATCAACATTCCCGATCCGCGGCAGGCCAATCTCGCGCTTGGCATCATGCTGCTGGCCATCGCTGCCGCCGCCTTCGGCCTGCTCTCGGCCGCGATTGCCTTCGCCAGCGGCGTACTGGCCTACATGCTGCTGCGTCTGGTGCCGCTGCGCGCCGTCTACGAGTCCATCGACTGGCCAGTGATCGTGTTGCTCGGGGCTCTGATTCCGGTGGCCGGTGCGATGTCCGCCACGGGTGCAGCCGATCTGCTGGCACGTCTGCTGATGGAGAACCTGGCACAGGGCAACGCCATCATCACCCTGACCCTGTTGCTGGTGGTGACCATGACCCTGTCGGATTTCATGAACAACGCGGCGACAGCTGCGGTGATGTGCCCCATCGCGCTGAGCGCCGCCAGCCAGCTCGGCGTCAGCCCGGACTCGCTGCTGATGGCCGTGGCCATCGGCGCCTCCTGCTCGTTCCTCACGCCCATTGGCCACCAGAACAACACCCTGATCCTCAGCCCTGGCGGTTTCCGCTTTGGCGACTATTGGCGCCTGGGCCTGCCACTGGAAATCCTCGTGGCGCTAATCAGTGTGCCCATGCTGCTGTGGATCTGGCCATTGTAA
- a CDS encoding dioxygenase family protein, giving the protein MSSRRHLLFAAGGALLVSPALALAERLLTPRQTLGPFYPDQLPLDRDNDLVRVDGQAAEARGIRVQLHGSILDAGGRPLAGALVEIWQVDANGIYLHSRGGDRQRLDPGFQGYGRFTTAADGRYRFRTIRPVPYPGRTPHIHLAVTLPGMPRFATQCYVHGEPLNQRDGLLNAIRDPRLRELLVVPFVPVSGQSDEQVARFDVVLGITPSS; this is encoded by the coding sequence ATGTCCAGCCGTCGTCATCTCCTCTTCGCCGCTGGCGGCGCGTTGCTGGTCAGCCCGGCACTGGCGCTGGCCGAGCGGTTGCTGACGCCGCGCCAGACGCTGGGCCCCTTCTACCCCGACCAACTACCGCTGGACCGCGACAACGACCTGGTGCGAGTCGACGGTCAGGCCGCAGAGGCGCGCGGAATTCGCGTGCAACTGCACGGTTCGATCCTCGATGCGGGCGGCCGGCCACTGGCGGGGGCGCTGGTGGAAATCTGGCAAGTGGATGCCAACGGTATCTATCTGCACAGTCGCGGCGGTGACCGCCAGAGGCTCGACCCCGGGTTCCAGGGGTATGGCCGTTTCACTACGGCTGCCGATGGGCGCTACCGTTTTCGCACCATCCGCCCGGTGCCCTATCCCGGCCGTACACCGCATATCCATCTGGCGGTGACCCTGCCCGGCATGCCGCGTTTCGCCACGCAGTGTTATGTGCACGGCGAGCCGCTCAATCAGCGCGATGGCCTGCTCAACGCCATCCGCGACCCACGCTTGCGCGAACTGCTGGTCGTGCCCTTCGTGCCGGTGAGCGGGCAGAGCGACGAGCAGGTCGCTCGCTTCGATGTGGTGCTCGGCATCACCCCGAGCTCCTGA
- a CDS encoding BaiN/RdsA family NAD(P)/FAD-dependent oxidoreductase: MLQTDVLIIGAGAAGLMCAATAAARGRRVLVLDHANKAGKKILMSGGGRCNFTNLYCEPSNFLSGNPHFCKSALARFTQWDFIGLVAKHGVPYHEKKLGQLFCDNKSSDILELLLAECAEAGAQIRLDTAVHSIEKTAGGFLLQSDLGEVACQSLVIATGGLSIPTLGATGFGYQVARQFGHELLPTRAGLVPFTITEPQLKTLCTELSGTSVEDCRVSCNGQSFVENILFTHRGLSGPAILQISSYWQPGDTVHIDLLPHIDLPEWLATQQRERGNSELKTLLAELFTKKMATLLVDSWFSNKPLKQYTPGELKTIAEHLSDWQLVPAGTEGYRTAEVTLGGVNTDEVSSKTLESLKVPGLYFIGEVLDVTGHLGGFNFQWAWASGYAAAQYV, from the coding sequence GTGTTGCAAACCGACGTACTGATCATCGGCGCAGGCGCCGCCGGCCTGATGTGCGCAGCCACCGCCGCAGCCCGTGGCCGCCGCGTGCTGGTGCTCGACCATGCCAACAAGGCCGGCAAGAAGATCCTCATGTCCGGTGGTGGGCGCTGCAACTTCACCAACCTGTACTGCGAGCCGAGCAACTTCCTTTCCGGCAACCCGCACTTCTGCAAGTCCGCCCTGGCGCGCTTCACCCAGTGGGACTTCATCGGCCTGGTGGCCAAGCACGGCGTGCCCTACCACGAGAAGAAGCTTGGCCAGCTGTTCTGCGATAACAAGTCCAGCGACATCCTCGAATTGCTGCTGGCCGAATGTGCCGAGGCCGGGGCACAGATCCGCCTGGACACGGCAGTACACAGCATCGAAAAAACCGCAGGCGGCTTCCTGCTGCAAAGCGACCTCGGCGAAGTGGCCTGCCAGTCGCTGGTGATCGCCACTGGCGGGCTGTCGATCCCGACCCTCGGCGCCACCGGCTTCGGCTATCAGGTAGCCAGGCAATTCGGTCACGAATTGCTGCCGACCCGCGCCGGGCTGGTGCCTTTCACCATCACCGAGCCGCAGCTCAAGACGCTGTGCACGGAGCTTTCCGGAACCTCGGTGGAGGACTGCCGGGTGAGCTGCAATGGCCAGAGTTTCGTCGAGAACATCCTCTTCACCCACCGCGGCCTGTCCGGCCCGGCGATCCTGCAGATCTCGTCCTACTGGCAGCCGGGCGATACCGTACATATCGACCTGCTGCCACATATCGACCTGCCCGAATGGCTGGCCACCCAGCAGCGCGAACGTGGCAACAGTGAGCTGAAAACCCTGCTGGCCGAGCTGTTCACCAAGAAGATGGCGACCCTGCTGGTCGACAGCTGGTTCAGCAACAAGCCGCTCAAGCAGTACACGCCCGGCGAGCTCAAGACGATTGCCGAGCACCTGTCCGACTGGCAATTGGTGCCGGCCGGCACCGAAGGCTACCGCACGGCGGAAGTGACCCTGGGCGGGGTGAATACCGACGAGGTGTCATCCAAGACCCTGGAGTCGCTCAAGGTACCGGGGTTGTATTTCATCGGCGAAGTGCTCGACGTCACTGGCCACCTGGGCGGCTTCAACTTCCAGTGGGCCTGGGCGTCGGGCTACGCCGCCGCGCAATACGTCTGA
- the mdtD gene encoding multidrug transporter subunit MdtD, translating into MTNPTLLDPRTARLLPWIVAIAFFMQTLDGTILNTALPAMAADLGENPLRMQSVVIAYMLTVALLIPASGWIADRFGTRRIFFGAIALFSLGSLLCALSESLSMLIGARVIQGLGGALMMPVGRLVVLRAYPRSELVRIMSFITLPGLLGPLIGPSLGGWLVEVASWHWIFLINLPVGLLGCWAALRHMPDLRGPERSRFDTVGFLLFGAAMLLITVALEGLGELHLPTMRVVLLLLGGMACLAAYWLRAGRIEQPLFAPKLFHTRSFAVGIIGNLFARLGSGALPFLTPLLLQLAMGYSPAQAGMSLIPLALAAMAAKPLARPLIERLGYRNILTSNTLLLGALIASLALVDAQTSTLQLIIQLSLIGACNSLQFTAMNTVTLIDLDNRDASSGNSLLSVVVQLAMGLGVASAAALLSGFSRELGDNGHVLEAFQATYLCVGLLSMLAAAIFLQLDTKDGRSGRNIEVSADE; encoded by the coding sequence ATGACCAACCCCACCCTGCTCGACCCCAGAACCGCCCGCCTGCTGCCCTGGATAGTCGCCATCGCCTTCTTCATGCAGACGCTGGATGGCACCATCCTCAACACCGCATTACCGGCCATGGCCGCCGACCTCGGCGAAAATCCATTGCGCATGCAGTCGGTGGTGATCGCCTACATGCTTACCGTGGCCCTGCTGATCCCGGCATCGGGCTGGATCGCCGACCGCTTCGGCACGCGGCGCATCTTCTTCGGCGCCATCGCCCTGTTCAGCCTCGGCTCGCTGCTCTGCGCACTGTCGGAGTCGCTGAGCATGCTGATCGGCGCACGGGTCATCCAGGGCCTGGGCGGCGCGCTGATGATGCCGGTCGGGCGACTGGTGGTGCTGCGCGCCTATCCGCGCTCGGAGCTGGTACGGATCATGAGCTTCATCACCCTGCCCGGCCTGCTCGGCCCGCTGATCGGCCCGAGCCTCGGTGGCTGGTTGGTGGAAGTGGCCAGCTGGCACTGGATCTTCCTGATCAACCTGCCAGTGGGACTACTCGGCTGCTGGGCAGCATTGCGCCATATGCCCGACCTGCGCGGCCCTGAGCGCAGCCGCTTCGATACCGTCGGCTTTCTGCTGTTCGGCGCCGCCATGCTGCTGATCACCGTAGCCCTGGAAGGGCTCGGCGAACTGCACCTGCCGACCATGCGCGTGGTGCTGCTGTTGCTCGGCGGCATGGCCTGCCTGGCCGCCTACTGGCTACGCGCCGGGCGCATCGAGCAGCCATTGTTCGCACCCAAGCTGTTCCACACCCGCAGTTTCGCCGTGGGCATCATCGGTAACCTGTTCGCCCGCCTCGGCAGCGGCGCGCTACCTTTCCTCACGCCGCTGCTGCTGCAACTGGCGATGGGCTATTCGCCGGCCCAGGCCGGCATGAGCCTGATTCCGCTGGCACTGGCGGCCATGGCAGCCAAACCCCTGGCCAGGCCGCTGATCGAGCGCCTCGGCTACCGCAACATCCTCACCAGCAACACCCTGCTGCTCGGCGCCCTGATCGCCAGCCTGGCCCTGGTCGACGCACAAACCTCGACCTTGCAGCTGATCATCCAGCTGAGCCTGATCGGCGCCTGCAACTCGCTGCAGTTCACCGCGATGAACACGGTAACGCTGATCGACCTGGACAACCGCGACGCCAGCAGCGGCAACAGCCTACTGTCGGTGGTGGTACAGCTGGCGATGGGCCTTGGCGTTGCATCGGCGGCGGCGCTGCTCAGCGGTTTCAGCCGCGAGCTGGGCGACAACGGCCATGTGCTGGAGGCGTTCCAGGCGACCTACCTGTGCGTTGGCCTGCTGTCGATGCTGGCAGCGGCGATCTTCCTGCAACTGGACACGAAAGATGGCCGTAGCGGGCGTAATATCGAGGTTTCAGCGGACGAATGA
- a CDS encoding substrate-binding periplasmic protein, whose amino-acid sequence MPAVRAWLLLLLLSPALASAELLRLAADPWPPFNDQRLLGKGLASDLVEQALARAGYTTSYVEAPWERAVLGLKRGDYDVLINAWYSADRSEYGYFSQPYLVNRIRFMRRKGSDIQFETLADLYPHNIAVVRGYAYSREFDSDPQLLKVGVGSFEIAARMLHAGRVQLALEDELVARHLLANKLSAIRDELEFLPLPLSENGLHILVRRSLAQHRDIARRFDAAIQAMSDDGSYAATLQRHSP is encoded by the coding sequence ATGCCCGCAGTGCGTGCCTGGCTATTGCTCTTGCTGCTGTCGCCGGCACTGGCCTCGGCCGAGCTGTTGCGCCTGGCGGCCGACCCCTGGCCGCCGTTCAACGATCAACGGTTGCTCGGCAAAGGTCTGGCCAGTGATCTGGTGGAGCAGGCGCTCGCCCGTGCCGGCTACACCACCAGCTACGTGGAGGCGCCCTGGGAGCGCGCGGTGCTGGGGCTCAAGCGTGGCGATTACGATGTACTGATCAACGCCTGGTACAGCGCCGATCGCAGCGAGTATGGCTATTTCTCCCAGCCCTATCTGGTCAACCGTATCCGCTTCATGCGGCGCAAAGGGAGCGACATTCAGTTCGAGACCCTGGCCGATCTCTACCCGCACAACATCGCGGTGGTTAGGGGCTATGCCTATTCCAGGGAATTCGATAGCGATCCGCAGTTGCTCAAGGTTGGTGTCGGCAGTTTCGAAATCGCCGCGCGGATGCTGCATGCCGGGCGCGTGCAGCTGGCGCTGGAAGATGAGCTGGTCGCGCGCCACCTGCTCGCTAACAAGCTGAGTGCCATCCGCGATGAACTGGAGTTCCTGCCGCTGCCCTTGAGCGAGAACGGCCTGCATATCCTGGTGCGGCGAAGTCTGGCCCAGCATCGCGACATTGCCAGGCGTTTCGATGCGGCGATTCAGGCCATGAGCGACGACGGCAGCTATGCCGCGACGCTGCAGCGCCACAGCCCCTGA
- the ald gene encoding alanine dehydrogenase: MRIGVPKEIKNHEYRVGLTPQSVAELTALGHEVWIETHAGAAVGFADEDYLEAGAQIASSSSEVFQQGQLIVKVKEPLAVERARLRAHHTLFTYLHLAPDRAQTEELMAGGATCIAYETVTDAQGRLPLLAPMSEVAGRMSIQAGAGCLEKARGGRGVLLGGVPGVAPGKVVILGGGVVGSHALAMAVGLGADVTVLDKSVDALRRLDAQYGNRITTLYSTRAAVREQVLAADLVIGGVLIPGAAAPKLITADMVRQMKAGAVLVDVAIDQGGCAETSRATTHAEPTYVVDDVVHYCVANMPGAVARTSTLALNNATLPFVVALAQKGTRRALQDDLHLLNGLNVARGVITCGSVAEAHGLPFQSAAGVLEHLS; encoded by the coding sequence ATGCGAATCGGCGTACCCAAGGAAATCAAGAACCACGAGTACCGAGTCGGCCTCACGCCACAGTCGGTGGCCGAGCTGACGGCGCTCGGCCATGAGGTCTGGATCGAGACCCATGCCGGTGCCGCTGTCGGTTTCGCCGACGAGGATTACCTCGAGGCGGGCGCACAGATCGCCAGCAGTTCGTCCGAGGTGTTCCAGCAGGGGCAGTTGATCGTCAAGGTCAAGGAGCCTCTGGCGGTGGAGCGCGCCAGGTTGCGAGCCCACCACACGCTGTTCACCTACCTGCACCTGGCGCCGGATCGGGCGCAGACCGAAGAGCTGATGGCCGGCGGTGCCACCTGCATCGCCTACGAGACGGTGACCGATGCGCAGGGCCGCCTGCCTTTGTTGGCGCCGATGTCGGAAGTGGCCGGGCGCATGTCGATCCAGGCCGGCGCCGGCTGCCTGGAAAAGGCCCGTGGCGGGCGTGGCGTATTGCTGGGTGGCGTACCAGGTGTGGCGCCGGGCAAGGTGGTGATTCTCGGCGGCGGCGTGGTCGGCAGTCATGCCCTGGCCATGGCAGTCGGCCTCGGTGCCGATGTCACGGTGTTGGACAAGAGCGTCGACGCGCTACGCCGGCTCGATGCCCAGTACGGCAATCGCATCACCACGCTCTACTCCACTCGCGCGGCGGTGCGCGAGCAGGTGTTGGCGGCCGATCTGGTGATTGGTGGGGTGCTGATTCCCGGAGCTGCCGCGCCCAAGCTGATCACTGCGGACATGGTGCGGCAGATGAAGGCCGGCGCTGTGTTGGTGGATGTCGCCATCGACCAGGGCGGATGCGCCGAGACTTCCCGCGCCACTACCCATGCCGAGCCCACCTATGTGGTCGATGATGTGGTGCACTATTGCGTGGCCAACATGCCCGGCGCGGTGGCACGCACCTCGACCCTGGCGCTGAACAACGCGACCTTGCCGTTCGTCGTGGCGCTCGCCCAGAAGGGCACACGCCGCGCCTTGCAGGATGACCTGCACCTGCTGAACGGGCTCAACGTGGCCAGGGGGGTGATCACCTGCGGCAGCGTGGCAGAGGCCCACGGCCTGCCCTTTCAATCTGCCGCCGGGGTGCTGGAACATCTGTCATAG